A genome region from Vicia villosa cultivar HV-30 ecotype Madison, WI unplaced genomic scaffold, Vvil1.0 ctg.000011F_1_1, whole genome shotgun sequence includes the following:
- the LOC131621833 gene encoding uncharacterized protein LOC131621833, with the protein MNGSGLGGGFLSGGGILDIKSPFHRHGKQHHMNIMNGLENQNDNKNGLIDVKNLNVGLNFGKGKAIVSSNDNDMSEDDEAEDGNCENFFDGGKGKKGSPWQRMKWTDDVVGLLIAVVSCVGDDGTIGGGDGVKRKSVVLQKKGKWKTVSKIMISKGCHVSPQQCEDKFNDLNKRYKRLNEILGRGTCCQVVENPALMDSMTNLSAKAKDDVRKILSSKHLFYKEMCAYHNGQRVPSSHDLDLHGYALEHGKDSRDNDGSEDDDDDNNESEDDEMDGEININAHGDGGRRTEEFFRDRDKLSEEDGHGHSWPPSIRMKKLEVEMAKVFQDPTKSPWERREWIKAQLLQLQEQNAEYQAKALELQKQRFKWLRYCSKKDREMEKMKMENKRMKLENDRRILKLKQREQEADFSRSEMSLDAATIGINKPQGREHINLARQQ; encoded by the coding sequence ATGAATGGTTCAGGTTTAGGTGGTGGTTTTTTGAGTGGTGGGGGTATTTTGGACATTAAATCTCCATTTCATAGGCATGGTAAACAACACCATATGAATATCATGAATGGTTTGGAAAATCAAAATGATAACAAAAATGGTTTAATTGATGTGAAAAATTTGAATGTTGGGTTGAATTTCGGTAAAGGGAAAGCAATTGTTAGCTCGAATGATAATGATATGAGCGAAGACGATGAGGCGGAAGATGGGAATTGCGAGAATTTTTTTGATGGTGGGAAAGGGAAAAAGGGGTCTCCGTGGCAGAGAATGAAGTGGACGGATGATGTGGTTGGGCTGCTTATAGCGGTGGTGAGTTGCGTTGGTGACGATGGGACGATTGGTGGTGGAGATGGTGTTAAGAGGAAGTCTGTTGTTTTACAGAAGAAGGGTAAGTGGAAAACGGTTTCGAAGATAATGATAAGCAAGGGCTGTCATGTGTCGCCGCAGCAGTGTGAGGATAAGTTTAATGATTTGAATAAGAGGTATAAGAGGTTGAATGAGATACTTGGTAGGGGGACTTGTTGTCAGGTGGTTGAGAATCCTGCGTTGATGGATTCGATGACGAATTTGTCTGCTAAGGCGAAAGATGATGTTAGGAAGATATTGAGTTCGAAGCATTTGTTTTATAAGGAAATGTGTGCTTACCATAATGGACAAAGGGTACCGAGTAGCCATGATCTTGACTTGCATGGTTATGCGTTGGAACATGGGAAGGACTCGAGAGATAACGATGGCTCTGAGGATGATGATGACGATAACAATGAAAGTGAAGACGATGAGATGGATGGTGAGATTAATATTAATGCACATGGGGATGGAGGGAGGAGGACGGAGGAGTTTTTTCGTGATCGAGATAAATTAAGTGAGGAGGATGGCCATGGACACTCTTGGCCGCCATCTATTAGGATGAAGAAACTTGAGGTTGAAATGGCAAAGGTTTTTCAAGACCCTACAAAGTCACCGTGGGAGCGAAGAGAATGGATTAAGGCACAACTGTTGCAGCTTCAAGAGCAAAATGCCGAGTACCAAGCCAAGGCTCTTGAACTTCAGAAACAACGGTTTAAGTGGTTAAGATACTGTAGCAAGAAGGATAGggagatggagaagatgaagatggagaaCAAGCGAATGAAATTGGAAAATGACCGCAGAATCTTGAAACTGAAGCAGAGAGAGCAGGAGGCAGATTTCAGTAGGTCTGAGATGTCCTTAGACGCTGCAACCATCGGTATCAACAAGCCGCAAGGGAGAGAACATATCAACTTGGCTAGACAGCAGTAG
- the LOC131621834 gene encoding ADP,ATP carrier protein, mitochondrial-like, which translates to MMADNRHQYPTLAQKFGSQFHLRSNLSSSNAVFVPSPSEKNFASFATDFLMGGVSAAVSKSAAAPIERVKLLIQNQDELIKAGRLSEPYKGIGDCFGRTIKDEGFASLWRGNTVNVIRYFPTQAFNFAFKDYFKKLFNFKQERDGYWKVFAGNIASGSAAGASSSVFVYSLDYARTRLSSDTKSVKKGGERQFNGLVDVYKKTYHSDGIVGLYRGFNVSIVGITVYRGLYFGMYDSLKPVVLVGSFQDNFLASFVLGWVVTVGASVASYPFDTVRRRMMMTSGEAVKYKSSMDAFTQIVKSEGPKSLFKGAGANILRAVAGAGVLASYDKLQVIMLGKKYGSGGA; encoded by the exons ATGATGGCTGATAATAGGCACCAATATCCAACACTAGCACAAAAGTTTGGTTCTCAGTTTCATCTAAGATCCAACCTTTCTTCCTCAAATGCAGTGTTTGTTCCATCACCATCAGAGaaaaactttgcaagttttgCAACTGATTTTCTGATGGGAGGAGTTTCTGCAGCGGTTTCGAAATCTGCAGCTGCTCCTATCGAACGCGTGAAGCTTCTGATTCAAAATCAAGACGAGTTGATCAAGGCTGGTAGACTTTCCGAACCTTACAAAGGAATTGGAGATTGTTTCGGTAGAACAATCAAAGACGAAGGGTTTGCTTCGCTTTGGAGAGGAAACACGGTCAATGTTATCCGATATTTCCCaacgcag GCCTTCAACTTTGCATTCAAAGACTATTTCAAGAAGCTATTTAACTTCAAGCAAGAGAGAGATGGATATTGGAAAGTGTTTGCAGGAAATATTGCATCTGGTTCTGCAGCAGGAGCTTCATCCTCCGTCTTTGTTTACTCATTGGATTACGCTCGAACGCGACTTTCAAGTGACACGAAGTCAGTGAAGAAAGGCGGAGAGAGGCAGTTCAATGGCCTGGTTGATGTCTATAAGAAGACATATCACTCAGACGGTATTGTAGGTCTTTATCGCGGTTTCAACGTCTCGATTGTTGGAATCACTGTCTACCGCGGTTTGTATTTCGGAATGTATGATTCTCTTAAACCAGTGGTCTTAGTAGGATCATTTCAG GATAATTTCCTTGCTAGCTTTGTTCTAGGATGGGTAGTTACAGTTGGAGCTAGTGTTGCATCTTACCCTTTCGACACGGTTCGCAGAAGAATGATGATGACATCAGGTGAAGCTGTGAAGTACAAGAGTTCAATGGATGCTTTCACACAAATTGTGAAAAGTGAAGGGCCAAAATCTCTCTTCAAAGGTGCTGGTGCAAACATACTTAGAGCAGTTGCTGGTGCTGGTGTGCTTGCAAGTTATGATAAACTTCAGGTTATTATGTTGGGAAAGAAATATGGTTCTGGTGGAGCTTAG
- the LOC131621789 gene encoding protein MAIN-LIKE 1-like, which translates to MSSDMFPQDNYNTISHGIQGAFVKRWHKESSSFHFPVGEMTNTLDDVACLLHILIRGRFLNHSCITRDVAIEWIVDYLGAQPEKAVERCSSTNGAHTKFSFLKDLYHDHFITTTDSENEGDDFFVQYHCQYALRCYVMFLVGTSHFVDKSANYVDVHTFDTSWIWIR; encoded by the exons ATGTCGTCCGACATGTTTCCACAAGACaa TTACAACACCATTAGCCACGGAATACAGGGGGCATTCGTAAAGAGATGGCACAAAGAGTCGTCATCTTTCCACTTTCCGGTTGGAGAGATGACGAATACTCTGGACGATGTTGCCTGCCTGCTACACATTCTTATCCGAGGGAGGTTCCTTAACCACTCTTGCATCACTCGTGATGTTGCCATTGAGTGGATTGTTGACTATTTGGGTGCTCAACCAGAAAAGGCAGTTGAGCGGTGTTCCTCAACTAATGGGGCACATACAAAGTTCTCATTCTTGAAGGACCTTTATCACGACCATTTTATTACGACAACTGATTCCGAGAATGAGGGCGATGACTTCTTTGTTCAGTATCACTGTCAATATGCTTTGAGGTGTTACGTCATGTTCTTGGTTGGCACGTCCcattttgtggacaaaagtgctaACTACGTGGATGTACATACCTTCGATACTTCATGGATTTGGATACGGTGA